The Fusarium fujikuroi IMI 58289 draft genome, chromosome FFUJ_chr01 sequence GGCCGTGGTCGTGGTCGCGGCAAGAACGAGGAGAAGGAGTGGCAGCCCGTCACCAAGCTCGGTCGATTGGTCAAGGCCGGCAAGATCAACAGCATGGAGGAGATCTACCTTCACTCTCTGCCCATCAAGGAGTACCAGATTGTCGACAACTTCCtgcccaagctcaaggatgaggTCATGAAGGTGCGAAACACAGTTCCCTGAATCTATCACACGAAGAAGCCCTAGAACGAAGCGAAAACGCCAACTCGAATAAACAACACGCAGTCTTTGGAAGGAAAAATTGGCTTGCTAACTCGTCATTCACAAAATACAGATCAAGCCCGTCCAGAAGCAGACCCGTGCCGGTCAGCGAACCCGATTCAAGGCCATTGTCATCATTGGTGACTCCGAGGGCCACGTCGGTCTCGGTATCAAGACCTCCAAGGAGGTTGCTACCGCCATCCGTGCCGCTATCATCATTGCCAAGCTCAGCGTCATCCCCGTGCGACGAGGTTACTGGGGTACCAACCTTGGTCAGCCTCACTCCCTGCCCTGCAAGGAGTCTGGCAAGTGCGGTTCCGTCACCGTCCGTGTACGTACACCAAAAAGAGAAGCGAATATCCTcgaagaacaaagaacatGAAAAAACTGACTGTTTTTATAGCTCATCCCCGCTCCCCGTGGTACTGGCCTCGTTGCCTCTCCCGCCGTCAAGCGATTCCTCCAGCTCGCCGGTGTCGAGGACGCCTACACCTCCTCCGCCGGTTCCACAAAGACCCTCGAGAACACCCTCAAGGCTACCTTTGTGGCCGTCTCCAACACCTACGGCTTCCTTACTCCCAACCTCTGGaaggagaccaagctcatcaagagccCCCTGGACGAGTATGCCGACACACTGCGGGAGGGTAAGCGATACTAGAGCTAGAGCGGGAAAGTTTTATGCTGGGAGCTGGAAACTGGTGCCGCGGAGTCACGATTCCTTGTGTTTCATTGCATAGGTTGGCCGGTTAGGACACGTCGGATCTGAGGCTATGAGAAATAATGGCTTAAGGTCTGaatgaaaaagaaatttCATCCTTCATGATTGCTTTTTTTTGCAAAACAAACATCGATCCCCGTCCCTCATTATTTACCTGCGTGTGGTGATAAAGAATGGTGAAAATTGAAAGATTGAGCTAACCATTCAAAACTAACTCCAAATCCCCGAGTCTAGCCAAAGCACCAATACCTAACAACTAATAGAAGAATAAAGCAATAGACCCTACTCAACAGTCGAAAAGCCGACGGCACTTACATATTTCACTACGAACCAAACAAACTATCATTATCTGActtctcgtcctcttcttgttgctcTGGCAATCCAGACTCCGGCTCGATTACCTCCAACTCAACCGGGTAAGACTGTATTTCAGTTGTTGCTTGTCTAAGCCTCAGCCGCTTAGGCAAAGCCCCGGGCAAGCCTCGTCCCCATAGGCTGCTCGATCCTCCCTGGGTAGTCCCAGGCTCTGTAGGGGAGACGGAGGATGGACCAGGCTCAGTCGGGAGGCTTGGGTCAATTGGTGAAGGTGCCTGGGCACTAGATGAGCGCCGTTCTGAAGATGGGCCAGCCTGAGATTCTTCCCAAAGTTGTATCGCAGATTCGTCCATTTCAAGATCTTCGCTTCCAGCAGAAGAATCCTCCCCTTGAGCAGGCTCATCGGACGAATCCTCGGGCTCGCTCCGAGGCTTGCTCTTGGGAACATCGCGAGGATTGACCTTGGGCAGCGCACCAGGATCCACTGGGTCGTTCTTACGACCAAATAGAGCACTTAGGCGCTGAGTCCAAGTCGGTGGTTCTTCTGTCTGTATACCT is a genomic window containing:
- a CDS encoding probable 40S ribosomal protein S5, which gives rise to MADRGASRGGGFGSRGGDRGRGRGRGRGRGRGKNEEKEWQPVTKLGRLVKAGKINSMEEIYLHSLPIKEYQIVDNFLPKLKDEVMKIKPVQKQTRAGQRTRFKAIVIIGDSEGHVGLGIKTSKEVATAIRAAIIIAKLSVIPVRRGYWGTNLGQPHSLPCKESGKCGSVTVRLIPAPRGTGLVASPAVKRFLQLAGVEDAYTSSAGSTKTLENTLKATFVAVSNTYGFLTPNLWKETKLIKSPLDEYADTLREGKRY